From one Streptomyces sp. N50 genomic stretch:
- a CDS encoding ABC transporter substrate-binding protein has protein sequence MSRSTRRSAFAAATVALALTTAACSSSDSGSADPATSSSSSASGTSVFQPQHKGGTLKLVAHAAAGSLDPQVNYTLQYWQLYQSMYDGLLSFKKVGGQESFTVVPDLAAAMPKVTNGGKTYTFTLRKGITFSNGKALTTDDVVASFQRIFKVSSPTAGTFYNGIVGATACLKTPASCTLKGGVTGDAKANTVTINLTAADSEFPYKLAVPHASILPKDSPTKDAGTKPLPTTGPYMAASYDPNRALKLVRNPHFKEWSREAEPQGYPDQIDYTFGQTVESEVTAVENGQADWMYDPPPADRLNEIGTKYTSQAHVNPLTAFWYATLNVNMAPFNNKLARQAINWAVDRSAVVRLYGGTNLASPACTILPPGFPGHVNSCDYTKGGGKTWTAADLATAKALVKQSGTAGQEVGIVVQDDDVNKSIGQYLQSLLTQLGYKATLKPLSGNIQFTYIQNTKNKVQLALTSWYQDYPAASDFLNVLFSCAAFHPGSDSSINISGFCDKGIDAKMQTALKTAQTDPTAANQQWGAIDQAIMRQSPVVPLINPKIIDFTSKRLGNYQFSKQFYMLVGQTWVK, from the coding sequence ATGTCCCGCAGTACGAGACGGAGCGCGTTCGCCGCCGCCACCGTCGCCCTCGCCCTGACCACCGCCGCCTGTTCGTCCTCCGACAGCGGCTCCGCCGACCCTGCCACGTCGTCGTCCTCGTCGGCGTCCGGCACCTCCGTGTTCCAGCCGCAGCACAAGGGCGGGACGTTGAAGCTCGTCGCCCACGCGGCCGCCGGGAGTCTCGATCCGCAGGTCAACTACACGCTCCAGTACTGGCAGTTGTACCAGTCGATGTACGACGGGCTGCTGTCGTTCAAGAAGGTCGGCGGGCAGGAGTCGTTCACGGTCGTCCCGGATCTCGCCGCGGCGATGCCCAAGGTCACCAACGGCGGCAAGACGTACACCTTCACGCTCCGCAAGGGCATCACCTTCTCCAACGGCAAGGCGCTGACCACCGACGACGTGGTGGCGTCCTTCCAGCGCATCTTCAAGGTCTCCAGCCCCACCGCCGGCACCTTCTACAACGGCATCGTCGGCGCCACCGCCTGCCTGAAGACGCCCGCGTCCTGCACCCTCAAGGGCGGTGTGACCGGTGACGCGAAGGCGAACACCGTCACCATCAACCTGACGGCGGCGGACTCGGAGTTCCCGTACAAGCTGGCCGTCCCGCACGCCAGCATCCTGCCGAAGGACTCGCCGACGAAGGACGCGGGCACGAAGCCGCTGCCGACGACCGGCCCGTACATGGCGGCCTCGTACGACCCGAACCGTGCCCTGAAGCTGGTGCGCAACCCGCACTTCAAGGAGTGGTCGCGGGAGGCCGAACCGCAGGGCTACCCGGACCAGATCGACTACACCTTCGGGCAGACGGTCGAGTCCGAGGTGACCGCCGTCGAGAACGGCCAGGCGGACTGGATGTACGACCCGCCGCCCGCCGACCGGCTCAACGAGATCGGCACCAAGTACACGTCCCAGGCGCACGTGAACCCGCTGACCGCGTTCTGGTACGCGACGCTGAACGTCAACATGGCCCCGTTCAACAACAAGTTGGCGCGCCAGGCCATCAACTGGGCCGTGGACCGGTCGGCCGTGGTGCGGCTGTACGGCGGCACCAACCTCGCCTCCCCCGCGTGCACGATCCTGCCGCCGGGCTTCCCCGGGCACGTCAACTCGTGCGACTACACCAAGGGCGGCGGCAAGACCTGGACGGCTGCGGACCTGGCCACGGCCAAGGCGCTGGTGAAGCAGTCCGGCACGGCGGGGCAGGAGGTCGGCATCGTCGTGCAGGACGACGACGTCAACAAGTCCATCGGGCAGTACCTGCAGAGCCTGCTCACCCAGCTCGGCTACAAGGCGACGCTCAAGCCGCTGTCGGGGAACATCCAGTTCACCTACATCCAGAACACGAAGAACAAGGTCCAACTCGCCCTGACGTCCTGGTACCAGGACTATCCGGCGGCCTCGGACTTCCTCAACGTCCTGTTCTCCTGCGCCGCGTTCCACCCCGGCAGCGACTCCAGCATCAACATCTCGGGCTTCTGCGACAAGGGCATCGACGCGAAGATGCAGACCGCGCTGAAGACCGCGCAGACCGACCCGACGGCGGCCAACCAGCAGTGGGGCGCGATCGATCAGGCGATCATGCGGCAGTCGCCGGTCGTCCCGCTCATCAACCCGAAGATCATCGACTTCACGTCGAAGCGGCTGGGCAACTACCAGTTCAGCAAGCAGTTCTACATGCTCGTCGGCCAGACGTGGGTCAAGTGA
- a CDS encoding ABC transporter permease: protein MSTAAPESATVEARRSPGPWRTAGADLLHNRSALAAAVVLFLVVLATLCAPLYAHHVAHTDPFQSHVSGTTVVDGRTVPVLTPSSTGLGLGVTPIGPTWDPAHYFLGADNQGRDVMARLLYGGRTSLFIGFTAALLTCALGTVVGVVAGYAGGVVDAVISRVLDVIWAFPVYLLAICLSVVLLTDGLHLGPLTVEAGSLWLPVAIIAAIYVPYIARPLRGQVLVLRNKEYIQAAIGSGAPTVRILRREVLPNVLPTAIVFVPLMTALAMLTESALSFLSVGVQPPDASWGTIIEDGLGLLYTRPAVTIAPGLLIALTTAALNVLGDGVRDALDPGARLRGGV, encoded by the coding sequence GTGAGCACCGCCGCACCCGAGTCGGCCACCGTCGAGGCCCGGCGTTCGCCGGGCCCCTGGCGGACGGCCGGCGCCGACCTGCTGCACAACAGGTCGGCGCTGGCCGCGGCCGTCGTCCTCTTCCTCGTCGTCCTGGCGACCCTGTGCGCCCCGCTGTACGCGCACCACGTCGCCCACACCGACCCCTTCCAGTCCCATGTCTCCGGCACCACGGTCGTTGACGGCAGGACCGTGCCGGTGCTCACCCCGAGCAGCACCGGCCTCGGCCTCGGCGTCACCCCGATCGGCCCGACCTGGGACCCCGCCCACTACTTCCTCGGCGCCGACAACCAGGGCCGCGACGTCATGGCCCGCCTGCTCTACGGCGGCCGGACGAGCCTGTTCATCGGGTTCACGGCGGCACTGCTCACCTGCGCCCTCGGTACAGTCGTCGGAGTCGTCGCCGGGTACGCGGGCGGGGTGGTGGACGCCGTCATCTCCCGTGTCCTGGACGTCATTTGGGCCTTCCCGGTGTACCTGCTGGCGATCTGCCTCTCGGTCGTCCTCCTCACCGACGGACTGCACCTCGGACCGCTCACCGTCGAGGCGGGGAGTCTGTGGCTGCCCGTCGCGATCATCGCGGCGATCTATGTGCCGTACATCGCCCGCCCGTTGCGCGGTCAGGTACTCGTCCTGCGCAACAAGGAGTACATCCAGGCGGCCATCGGCTCCGGGGCACCGACCGTGCGCATCCTGCGCCGCGAGGTGCTGCCGAACGTGCTGCCCACGGCGATCGTGTTCGTGCCCCTGATGACCGCGCTCGCGATGCTCACCGAGTCGGCGCTGTCCTTCCTCTCCGTCGGTGTCCAGCCTCCGGACGCCAGTTGGGGCACGATCATCGAGGACGGGCTCGGGCTGCTCTACACCCGCCCAGCCGTGACGATCGCGCCCGGCCTGCTGATCGCGCTGACCACGGCGGCCCTCAACGTCCTCGGCGACGGCGTGCGCGACGCGCTCGACCCGGGCGCCCGGCTGCGCGGAGGGGTGTGA
- a CDS encoding ABC transporter permease, which yields MLRFIVKRFASALLVMFAISVLVFLIFFATPGVDPAARIAGRNADPATLAQVRHSFGLDRPMPIRYLLMMRHLLIDRDLESFVNRGSRVIPQIVQATPVTLSLVIGAALIWMTAGIIMGTAAAALRGKAADPLIMLVGVVGVSLPAYWLGEVVNLITQKQLHSSVFSWVPPPGYVGLDHPGQWALHLLFPWLTLALLYAGIYARLLRGEVVSALNEDYVRTARAKGLSERRILIRHALRCSLIPIVSLFGLDFGALVGGAALLTEVVFGLPGIGKLTFDALQNLDLPVIMGTVLYAAFFVVLANALVDILYARLDPRARHA from the coding sequence ATGCTCCGGTTCATCGTGAAGCGCTTCGCGTCCGCCCTGCTGGTGATGTTCGCGATCAGCGTCCTGGTCTTCCTGATCTTCTTCGCCACACCGGGAGTCGACCCCGCCGCGCGCATCGCGGGCCGCAACGCCGACCCGGCCACGCTCGCCCAGGTCCGGCACTCCTTCGGCCTCGACCGCCCCATGCCGATCCGCTACTTGCTGATGATGCGTCACCTCCTCATCGACCGTGACCTGGAGTCGTTCGTCAACCGCGGCTCCCGCGTGATCCCGCAGATCGTGCAGGCAACCCCGGTGACGCTGTCGCTCGTGATCGGCGCCGCGCTGATCTGGATGACGGCCGGCATCATCATGGGCACGGCGGCCGCGGCCCTGCGCGGCAAGGCTGCCGACCCGCTGATCATGCTCGTCGGCGTGGTCGGCGTCTCCCTCCCCGCCTACTGGCTCGGTGAGGTCGTCAACCTCATCACCCAGAAGCAGCTGCACAGTTCGGTCTTCTCCTGGGTCCCGCCACCGGGCTACGTCGGCCTCGACCACCCCGGCCAGTGGGCCCTGCACCTCCTCTTCCCCTGGCTGACCCTCGCGCTGCTCTACGCCGGGATCTACGCCCGGCTGCTGCGCGGCGAGGTCGTCAGCGCCCTGAACGAGGACTACGTCCGCACCGCGCGCGCCAAGGGCCTCTCCGAGCGGCGCATCCTGATCCGGCACGCGCTGCGCTGTTCCCTGATCCCGATCGTGTCGCTGTTCGGCCTGGACTTCGGCGCGTTGGTGGGCGGCGCCGCGCTGCTCACCGAGGTGGTGTTCGGCCTCCCCGGCATCGGCAAGCTGACCTTCGACGCCCTCCAGAACCTGGACCTGCCCGTGATCATGGGCACGGTCCTGTACGCGGCGTTCTTCGTGGTCCTCGCCAACGCGCTGGTGGACATCCTGTACGCCCGACTCGACCCGAGGGCCCGCCATGCCTGA
- a CDS encoding ABC transporter ATP-binding protein — MPDQPLLDVSDLRVSFRTRRGSVTVVDGLSFSVAPGEILGVVGESGSGKSVSMLAVLRLLTSPNVTVEGEVRFRGQDLLALPDKEMRAVRGREIAMVFQDPMTALTPVYTVGWQIAEQIRAHEKVSRKEAHTRAVSLLSDVGIPDAASRANAYPHEFSGGMRQRAVIAMALSCGPALLIADEPTTALDVTVQAQILDLMRELNTQGSAVVLITHDMGVISQIADRVLVMYGGRAAEEGPRRAVFHGPRHPYTWGLLDSVPRVGGPRLRRLPTIAGMPVAPGSLPEGCAFAPRCRLRHERCEERPELSTGAGPHRDACWLPDDDRASLRLTSRAAATDVPDLEREATP; from the coding sequence ATGCCTGACCAACCCCTGCTGGACGTAAGCGACTTGAGGGTGTCCTTCCGCACCCGCCGAGGCTCCGTCACCGTCGTCGACGGCCTGTCCTTCTCGGTGGCGCCCGGTGAGATCCTGGGTGTGGTGGGCGAGTCGGGCTCCGGCAAGAGCGTCTCGATGCTCGCCGTGCTGCGCCTGCTGACCAGTCCGAACGTGACGGTCGAGGGCGAAGTCCGCTTCCGCGGCCAGGACTTGCTCGCCCTCCCCGACAAGGAGATGCGGGCGGTACGCGGCCGGGAGATCGCCATGGTCTTCCAGGACCCGATGACCGCGCTCACCCCCGTGTACACCGTGGGCTGGCAGATCGCCGAGCAGATCCGGGCGCACGAGAAGGTGTCCCGCAAGGAGGCGCACACGCGTGCCGTCAGCCTGCTCTCCGACGTCGGCATCCCGGACGCGGCCTCCCGCGCGAACGCCTACCCGCACGAGTTCTCCGGCGGCATGCGCCAGCGCGCGGTCATCGCGATGGCCCTCTCCTGCGGCCCGGCACTGCTGATCGCCGACGAGCCGACCACCGCGCTGGACGTCACCGTCCAGGCCCAGATCCTGGACCTGATGCGGGAGTTGAACACCCAGGGCTCGGCCGTCGTCCTCATCACGCACGACATGGGCGTCATCTCACAGATAGCCGACCGGGTGCTCGTCATGTACGGCGGCCGGGCGGCCGAGGAGGGACCGCGCCGGGCGGTGTTCCACGGACCGCGACACCCCTACACCTGGGGGCTGCTCGACTCGGTGCCCCGGGTGGGCGGGCCCCGGCTGCGGCGGCTGCCCACCATCGCGGGGATGCCCGTGGCGCCGGGGAGTCTGCCGGAGGGGTGCGCGTTCGCGCCCCGGTGCCGGTTGCGGCACGAACGGTGCGAGGAGCGGCCCGAGTTGTCCACAGGGGCGGGGCCCCACCGCGACGCCTGCTGGCTGCCCGACGACGACCGCGCCTCCCTGCGCCTGACCTCCCGCGCGGCGGCGACGGACGTACCGGACCTGGAACGAGAGGCGACACCATGA
- a CDS encoding oligopeptide/dipeptide ABC transporter ATP-binding protein: MSALTTSTEVLLRATDVAKHYPLRADGLSPRRKVLRAVDGVSLEVRAGETLGIVGESGCGKSTLGRCLVRLTELTGGRVEFDGQDISTLSTRRLRPVRPGMQLVFQDPQASLNPRRRAGDIVAEPLLVHRYGDGRAVRRRVAELFDVVGLAAAHLDRYPHEFSGGQRQRIGIARALATNPKLIVADEPVSALDVSIQAQVLNLFADLQEEFALTYVFIAHDLGVVRHVSDRIAVMYLGEIVELAETEALYKEPAHPYTQALLSAVPDIDDGTLTDEVPRERIVLSGEVPNPVDKPTGCPFRTRCPYARERCAVERPRLTMTASGRHTACHFPLID, from the coding sequence ATGAGCGCGCTGACGACATCGACAGAGGTGCTGCTGCGCGCCACGGACGTCGCCAAGCACTACCCCCTGCGCGCGGACGGGCTCTCCCCGCGCCGCAAGGTGCTGCGGGCCGTGGACGGTGTGTCGTTGGAGGTGCGCGCCGGTGAGACGCTCGGGATCGTCGGCGAGTCGGGCTGCGGAAAGTCCACGCTCGGCCGCTGTCTGGTCCGGCTCACCGAACTCACCGGCGGGCGGGTCGAGTTCGACGGTCAGGACATCAGCACCCTCTCCACGCGTCGGCTGCGTCCCGTGCGGCCGGGCATGCAGCTGGTGTTCCAGGACCCGCAGGCCTCGCTCAACCCCCGCCGCCGTGCCGGGGACATCGTGGCGGAGCCGCTGCTCGTGCACCGCTACGGCGACGGGCGCGCGGTCCGCCGTAGGGTCGCCGAGCTCTTCGACGTCGTAGGGCTGGCTGCGGCCCATCTGGACCGGTATCCGCATGAGTTCTCGGGCGGGCAGCGGCAACGCATCGGGATCGCGCGGGCGTTGGCGACGAACCCGAAGCTGATCGTCGCCGACGAACCGGTGTCCGCGCTCGATGTGTCCATCCAGGCACAGGTGTTGAACCTGTTCGCCGATCTGCAGGAGGAGTTCGCGCTCACCTACGTGTTCATCGCGCACGACCTCGGAGTGGTCCGGCATGTGTCGGACCGGATCGCGGTCATGTATCTCGGGGAGATCGTCGAACTCGCCGAGACCGAGGCGCTGTACAAGGAGCCCGCGCATCCGTACACGCAGGCGTTGTTGTCGGCCGTGCCGGACATCGACGACGGGACGCTGACTGACGAGGTCCCTCGGGAGCGGATCGTGCTCTCCGGCGAGGTGCCCAACCCGGTCGACAAGCCGACGGGGTGTCCGTTCCGGACTCGGTGCCCTTACGCGCGTGAGCGCTGTGCCGTGGAGCGGCCCCGGCTGACGATGACCGCCTCCGGTCGGCACACCGCCTGCCACTTTCCCTTGATCGACTGA
- a CDS encoding DUF5990 family protein, which produces MHLRIDAVDLPGRTFPAPADKPVATYDNVHVGVQRRDRPAELLDPQPGDGSSASWTLECSAEVTPDGVVVTGPYVQHRMGLRFVYLSWGTVDAAGLFTMFRRAKLMLDSVPDDVLAAAAPDGLLVGRLGLTDANGGPLCARVDPPHITWTAESVG; this is translated from the coding sequence ATGCACCTCCGCATCGACGCCGTCGACCTGCCCGGCCGTACCTTCCCCGCCCCCGCCGACAAGCCCGTCGCGACGTACGACAACGTCCATGTCGGCGTGCAGCGCCGGGACCGGCCGGCCGAACTCCTCGACCCGCAGCCGGGGGACGGCTCATCCGCGAGCTGGACGCTGGAGTGCTCGGCGGAGGTGACGCCGGACGGTGTCGTGGTCACGGGCCCTTATGTGCAGCACCGGATGGGGCTGCGGTTCGTCTATCTGTCGTGGGGGACGGTCGACGCGGCCGGTCTCTTCACGATGTTCCGGCGGGCCAAGCTCATGCTCGACTCGGTGCCGGACGACGTCCTGGCCGCGGCCGCGCCCGACGGTCTGCTGGTCGGGCGGCTCGGGCTGACGGACGCGAACGGCGGCCCGCTGTGCGCGAGGGTGGATCCCCCGCACATCACCTGGACCGCCGAGAGCGTCGGGTAG
- a CDS encoding LCP family protein, with product MTDLGDGPVGHATRSRTRGVPRPRAGEADEPLPTGGRAAARAAARQAPRGGSRARGRAASRRRVKQSTGGKRVLKISAISLSVLIMVTAGAGWWFYEHLNGNINSIAIDDGAGGKEKADAFGRTPINLLVMGSDARSSATDCKLGGGCSTTGVQTGNGNADVEMVVHISADRSNATVMSIPRDTMTQVPACKDPDSSQSTAGYYGQINSALQYGQECQVKTVHALTGITIDHFVQMDFSGVVKMSDAVGGVSVCVNADVYDTYSHLKLAKGTHTLKGNAALEFVRSRHGFGDGSDLGRTVSQHLFLSAMIRKFKSAGTLTDPQAVYNLADAATKALTVDTGLGTVKKLIGLAADLDKVPTKRMTFTTMQTGADPNNADRVVPATAAKSLFATIANDQSLTTSSGKKSSAATATATAVAVPAAQIAVTVENGTSISGRASTVATSLIDGGFSSGTTTGNASVSATTTTLTYGTGQKAEAQTVASALGLSSSHLKQGTGTGLTLVIGTDWPSGTTFPGGGSSPAPADTKAATSNAQASTADQSKSCAKVSTYKTVSLNGVAMTPTQAYRLATNKKDSAS from the coding sequence ATGACCGACCTCGGGGACGGCCCCGTGGGACACGCCACGCGCAGCCGCACACGAGGTGTGCCCAGGCCGCGTGCCGGTGAGGCCGACGAGCCGCTGCCCACCGGCGGCCGGGCCGCAGCCCGCGCCGCGGCCCGCCAGGCCCCGCGCGGCGGATCCCGCGCCCGCGGCCGTGCCGCCTCGCGCCGCCGCGTCAAGCAGAGCACGGGCGGCAAGCGGGTGCTGAAGATCAGCGCGATATCCCTGTCGGTGCTGATCATGGTGACCGCGGGTGCCGGCTGGTGGTTCTACGAGCACCTGAACGGCAACATCAACAGCATCGCGATCGACGACGGCGCGGGCGGCAAGGAGAAGGCCGACGCCTTCGGCCGGACGCCGATCAACCTCCTCGTGATGGGCAGCGACGCCCGCAGCAGCGCGACCGACTGCAAGCTCGGCGGCGGCTGCTCGACCACCGGCGTGCAGACCGGGAACGGCAACGCGGACGTCGAGATGGTGGTCCACATCTCCGCCGACCGCTCGAACGCCACCGTGATGAGCATCCCGCGCGACACCATGACCCAGGTCCCCGCCTGCAAGGACCCGGACAGCAGCCAGTCGACGGCCGGTTACTACGGCCAGATCAACAGCGCGCTGCAGTACGGCCAGGAGTGCCAGGTCAAGACCGTGCACGCGCTCACCGGCATCACCATCGACCACTTCGTGCAGATGGACTTCTCCGGCGTGGTGAAGATGTCCGACGCGGTCGGCGGCGTCTCGGTGTGCGTGAACGCCGACGTCTACGACACCTACTCGCACCTGAAGCTCGCCAAGGGCACCCACACCCTCAAGGGCAACGCGGCGCTCGAGTTCGTCCGCTCCCGGCACGGCTTCGGCGACGGCAGCGACCTCGGCCGTACCGTCTCGCAGCACCTGTTCCTGAGCGCGATGATCCGCAAGTTCAAGAGCGCCGGCACGCTCACCGACCCCCAGGCGGTCTACAACCTGGCCGACGCCGCCACCAAGGCGCTCACCGTGGACACCGGCCTCGGCACCGTCAAGAAGCTCATCGGGCTCGCCGCGGACCTCGACAAGGTCCCCACCAAGCGCATGACCTTCACCACGATGCAGACCGGCGCCGACCCGAACAACGCGGACCGCGTCGTGCCCGCGACGGCGGCGAAGAGCCTGTTCGCCACCATCGCCAACGACCAGTCGCTGACCACCTCTTCGGGCAAGAAGTCCTCGGCGGCCACCGCGACCGCCACGGCCGTCGCCGTCCCCGCCGCGCAGATCGCCGTGACGGTGGAGAACGGCACCAGCATCAGCGGACGTGCCTCCACGGTCGCGACCTCCCTGATAGACGGCGGCTTCAGCTCCGGCACCACCACGGGCAACGCCTCCGTCAGCGCGACCACGACCACGCTCACCTACGGCACCGGGCAGAAGGCCGAGGCCCAGACGGTGGCGAGCGCGCTCGGCCTCTCCTCCTCGCACCTCAAGCAGGGCACCGGCACCGGCCTGACCCTGGTGATCGGCACGGACTGGCCGAGCGGCACGACGTTCCCCGGCGGCGGTTCGTCCCCGGCCCCCGCCGACACCAAGGCGGCCACCTCGAACGCCCAGGCATCGACCGCCGACCAGTCGAAGTCCTGCGCCAAGGTCAGCACGTACAAGACGGTCAGCCTGAACGGCGTCGCGATGACCCCGACCCAGGCGTACCGGCTGGCCACGAACAAGAAGGACTCGGCATCCTGA
- a CDS encoding helix-turn-helix transcriptional regulator, with product MRTMDHTFDRASLGAFLRTRRSALQPEDVGLRRGQRRRAPGLRREEVAELCTMSADYFARLERGDGPQPSEQMLAAIARGLRLTPDERDHLFLLAGYRTARRGTRLEHVSPGLMRVMDGLADTTAQVMGPLGETLLQTPSAVALLGEQTQYTGNSRSATHRWFTDPAERERYDPEDHDVNSRTNVALLRAAVTRDGPGSPAAGLADVLRRTSDEFARLWERHEVGLRWSGTKRFVHPQVGRLDLYCQLLLEPDQGQSLLVFTATPGTESHEKLALLTVLGTDRFAAGTE from the coding sequence ATGAGAACCATGGACCACACGTTCGACCGCGCGTCCCTCGGCGCCTTCCTGCGCACCCGGCGCTCGGCCCTGCAACCGGAGGACGTCGGGCTGCGCCGCGGGCAGCGCAGGCGCGCTCCGGGCCTGCGCCGCGAGGAGGTGGCCGAGCTGTGCACCATGTCGGCCGACTACTTCGCCCGGCTGGAGCGCGGCGACGGGCCGCAGCCCTCGGAGCAGATGCTCGCCGCCATCGCCCGTGGCCTGCGGCTGACCCCGGACGAACGCGATCACCTGTTCCTGCTCGCCGGGTACCGAACCGCCCGTCGGGGCACGCGACTTGAGCATGTGAGCCCCGGCCTGATGCGGGTCATGGACGGCCTGGCCGACACCACCGCGCAGGTCATGGGCCCGCTGGGGGAGACGCTGCTGCAGACGCCGTCCGCCGTGGCGCTGCTCGGCGAGCAGACTCAGTACACGGGCAACTCCCGTAGCGCGACCCACCGTTGGTTCACCGATCCGGCCGAGCGTGAGCGCTACGACCCCGAGGACCACGACGTCAACAGCCGGACCAACGTCGCGCTGCTGCGCGCCGCCGTCACCCGGGACGGGCCCGGCTCGCCCGCGGCGGGCCTGGCGGACGTCCTGCGGCGCACCAGCGACGAGTTCGCCCGGCTGTGGGAGCGGCACGAGGTGGGCCTGCGCTGGAGCGGGACCAAGCGGTTCGTCCATCCCCAGGTCGGCCGCCTGGACCTCTACTGCCAGCTCCTCCTGGAACCGGACCAGGGCCAGTCACTGCTCGTCTTCACCGCCACCCCCGGTACGGAGAGCCACGAGAAACTCGCCCTCCTCACCGTGCTCGGCACCGACCGGTTCGCTGCCGGCACCGAGTGA
- a CDS encoding SDR family NAD(P)-dependent oxidoreductase, which produces MTRMPSWTEHDLPDLTGRTVVITGAGRGLGLITARELARVGARVVLGVRDTGKARGAVAGLPGTFDVRPLDVSDLTSVRAFADAWSGGLDILINNAGVMDIPAARTADGLDLQTTTNHTGPFLLTTLLLGHITDRVVHVTSELHKQGRLDLDDLDWRTRKHNGMQAYQASKLAVVLFSLELQRRLTAANSPVRSVLASPGIARTSLAAHSRSNVVNRFTFLTNAPERGALSLLYAATQDVPGNSYVGPDGPGGFRGSPVLRRQGRAGLDAAVAGRLWDATADLVGPVDGRAARRGA; this is translated from the coding sequence ATGACCCGTATGCCAAGTTGGACCGAGCACGACCTCCCGGACCTGACCGGCCGTACGGTGGTGATCACCGGTGCCGGCCGCGGCCTCGGCCTGATCACGGCACGCGAACTCGCCCGCGTGGGTGCCCGGGTCGTGCTGGGGGTACGCGACACCGGCAAGGCCCGCGGCGCCGTCGCCGGTCTGCCCGGCACCTTCGACGTCCGGCCGCTCGACGTGTCCGACCTGACCTCCGTACGCGCCTTCGCCGACGCCTGGTCCGGCGGCCTCGACATCCTGATCAACAACGCCGGCGTGATGGACATCCCGGCCGCGCGCACGGCCGACGGCCTGGACCTGCAGACCACCACCAACCACACCGGCCCCTTCCTGTTGACCACCCTGCTCCTCGGTCACATCACCGACCGCGTCGTGCACGTCACCAGCGAACTGCACAAGCAGGGCAGGCTCGACCTGGACGACCTCGACTGGCGCACCCGCAAGCACAACGGGATGCAGGCCTACCAGGCGTCGAAGCTCGCGGTCGTCCTGTTCTCACTGGAGCTCCAGCGCCGGCTCACCGCCGCGAACAGCCCGGTCCGCTCGGTCCTGGCCAGCCCGGGCATCGCCCGCACCTCGCTGGCGGCCCACTCCCGGTCGAACGTCGTCAACCGGTTCACGTTCCTCACCAACGCCCCCGAGCGCGGAGCACTGTCCCTGCTCTACGCCGCGACCCAGGACGTCCCCGGCAACTCCTACGTCGGCCCGGACGGCCCGGGCGGCTTCCGGGGCTCCCCGGTCCTACGGCGACAGGGCAGGGCCGGCCTGGACGCGGCCGTGGCCGGGCGGCTGTGGGACGCAACTGCCGACCTCGTGGGGCCAGTTGACGGCCGGGCCGCACGACGGGGTGCCTAG
- a CDS encoding DUF1963 domain-containing protein gives MTSIDEALLLETAAKYGVPAPVVRELMARTRPCLYLVPYGEVPEPRRENARPAARTGGLPALPDGVNWPDGGEPLVLSVDCAALPQGVLDIELPVDGHLLFFTDIEYPPESSAVLHIPAGAGRAEHSETDRLDGEEAQSRVYEPRTLYPVPGLTFDGEWEGGPHISAFLAGDGGGAQDALDGFEEAVGDLAFGGHRPGVGVQIGGFSDSWDMAPDTGESVLLAQIAGQAIDYDVFTMNLIVGTREDIAARRYTGLQYEQQC, from the coding sequence ATGACATCGATCGACGAAGCCCTCCTTCTGGAGACGGCCGCCAAGTACGGCGTACCCGCCCCCGTCGTAAGGGAGTTGATGGCCCGGACCCGCCCATGCCTCTACCTGGTGCCCTACGGCGAGGTGCCCGAGCCGCGTCGGGAGAACGCCCGTCCCGCCGCACGGACGGGCGGGCTTCCCGCACTGCCGGACGGGGTGAACTGGCCTGACGGGGGCGAGCCGTTGGTGCTGAGCGTCGACTGTGCTGCCCTGCCTCAGGGCGTCCTGGACATCGAACTGCCCGTCGATGGGCACTTGTTGTTCTTCACCGACATCGAGTACCCGCCGGAGTCGTCCGCGGTGCTCCACATACCTGCCGGTGCGGGCCGCGCCGAGCACTCCGAGACGGATCGACTCGACGGTGAGGAGGCGCAGTCCAGGGTCTATGAACCCCGCACCCTGTACCCCGTGCCCGGCCTGACCTTCGACGGCGAGTGGGAAGGGGGCCCGCACATCAGCGCGTTCCTCGCCGGTGACGGAGGGGGAGCCCAGGACGCGTTGGACGGTTTCGAGGAGGCCGTAGGGGACCTGGCCTTCGGCGGGCATCGCCCTGGCGTCGGTGTACAGATCGGCGGGTTCTCCGACTCGTGGGACATGGCACCCGACACGGGCGAATCCGTGCTCCTCGCGCAGATCGCCGGGCAGGCGATCGACTACGACGTGTTCACGATGAACCTGATCGTGGGGACCCGGGAGGACATCGCGGCCCGGCGGTACACCGGGCTCCAGTACGAGCAGCAGTGCTAG